One window of the Chitinophaga niabensis genome contains the following:
- a CDS encoding SMP-30/gluconolactonase/LRE family protein — MKIIITLLLSTLAAYTYGQQNPGLVADNAQPVLISKQFSFTEGPAPDKKGNVYFTDQPNNTIWKYDTEGKLSLFMDSAGRSNGLYFDKKGNIIACADDKNELWSISPSGKVTVLLTDYQGRKFNGPNDLWITSKGGIYFTDPYYQRKYWERKKPEIDSQRVYFLAPGKKQAVMVADNIKKPNGIAGTKDGKTLYVADIGDNKIYKYRINKDGSLSDPQLFCNKGGDGMTVDEKGNVYIAGNGIFVFNPKGEQILHIDVPEKWTANLCFGGKDRKTLFITASETVYTLQMKVKGVE, encoded by the coding sequence ATGAAAATTATCATTACACTGCTCCTTTCCACGTTAGCAGCTTATACTTACGGCCAGCAAAACCCTGGCCTGGTAGCCGACAATGCACAACCCGTGCTGATCTCTAAACAATTCTCTTTTACTGAAGGCCCGGCCCCTGATAAAAAAGGGAATGTATACTTTACAGATCAACCCAATAACACGATCTGGAAATACGATACGGAGGGCAAACTCTCCCTCTTCATGGACAGCGCCGGCCGTTCCAATGGTTTGTACTTCGATAAAAAAGGGAATATCATCGCCTGTGCGGATGATAAGAATGAGCTTTGGTCTATTTCTCCATCCGGTAAAGTAACCGTATTGCTGACGGATTACCAGGGCAGGAAATTCAATGGCCCCAATGACCTCTGGATCACGTCAAAAGGCGGCATCTATTTTACGGACCCTTACTATCAGCGTAAATACTGGGAGCGTAAAAAACCGGAGATAGATTCCCAAAGGGTTTACTTCCTGGCGCCGGGTAAAAAGCAGGCCGTGATGGTGGCAGACAATATCAAGAAACCCAATGGCATTGCAGGTACTAAGGACGGCAAAACATTGTACGTGGCGGATATTGGTGATAACAAGATCTACAAATACAGGATCAATAAAGATGGCAGCCTCTCTGATCCGCAGCTCTTTTGCAACAAAGGCGGAGATGGCATGACGGTGGATGAAAAAGGCAATGTGTATATAGCAGGCAATGGCATTTTTGTATTTAATCCAAAAGGAGAACAGATCCTGCACATAGATGTACCGGAAAAATGGACGGCCAATCTTTGCTTTGGCGGGAAGGACAGGAAAACACTTTTTATTACAGCATCTGAAACGGTGTATACTTTACAGATGAAGGTGAAGGGAGTAGAATAG
- a CDS encoding DUF5995 family protein, which translates to MAANTIDEVILQLEQLIEECIDTNSRIGFFASLYYKVTVRVKEGILNNEFEDGPRMERLDVFFANRYLEAVQQWKAKKPVSGPWASAFSGTKKPTVILLQQLLLGMNAHINYDLGIAAVDAAAGQDIQSLHKDFISINTIIGSLTFEVTNAISRISPLLSLVGMHANNGESILIQFSISNARDGAWSFAEELAGKTGEERAACLAARDQSITKLADALKSPKGFVKITTFIIFLFEWKSPRKIIRVLYDYKKKFFHYNQKAA; encoded by the coding sequence ATGGCAGCTAATACCATTGATGAAGTCATCCTTCAATTGGAACAATTAATTGAAGAATGCATTGATACCAACAGCCGCATCGGTTTTTTCGCTTCCCTCTATTACAAAGTAACAGTAAGAGTGAAAGAAGGGATCCTCAATAATGAGTTTGAAGACGGTCCGCGTATGGAAAGACTGGACGTTTTCTTTGCCAATCGCTACCTGGAAGCCGTGCAGCAATGGAAGGCAAAAAAGCCTGTCTCCGGCCCCTGGGCATCTGCATTCAGCGGTACAAAGAAACCTACCGTGATCCTCCTGCAGCAATTACTGCTGGGCATGAACGCACATATTAATTATGATCTGGGCATTGCGGCTGTGGATGCAGCAGCAGGGCAGGATATACAATCCCTGCATAAAGACTTTATCAGCATCAATACCATCATCGGATCCCTCACCTTTGAGGTAACGAATGCCATCAGCCGTATCTCTCCTTTGTTATCGCTGGTGGGCATGCATGCCAATAACGGAGAATCTATCCTTATTCAATTCAGTATCTCCAATGCACGGGATGGGGCATGGAGTTTTGCGGAAGAGCTGGCCGGTAAAACAGGTGAGGAGAGAGCAGCATGCCTGGCCGCCAGGGATCAGAGCATCACAAAACTGGCAGATGCTTTAAAAAGCCCCAAAGGTTTTGTGAAGATCACCACCTTTATCATTTTCCTCTTTGAATGGAAAAGCCCCCGCAAGATCATACGGGTCTTATATGATTACAAGAAGAAGTTCTTTCATTATAACCAGAAAGCGGCATAA
- a CDS encoding UvrD-helicase domain-containing protein translates to MNSKNTYKEFDAATVALEGSNLIEASAGTGKTYSIAILVLRLVLEQQLSVKEILMVTFTKAAVAELEERIRLFIRNAYKVSTGKTIKDDNITSLVQKAIAASDAKQVEQRLKEAVLFLDETSVLTIHSFCQQTLNEFAFETDQLFGAEMLEDPQQLVEDEVQRFWRKYVTTLKVELLQQIWSKDLMENIVKASIEHLSGKKYLSYDDAKDYSITEAEQDEWVKELTAVTQKKEAAATAVLEYIITHTARLKALSESNGYAKKSLLLLIDTPAAFLSEMLKKRTSAYIPKLYQDVLDLADQAEMAEEAHKAISNAIHIRLQCFAISEVAAGVQEFKQRNNLLGYDDMISNLHKALVERDNPALMAAMQNKYKAVFVDEFQDTDRQQFEIFDKAYGAGTILFYIGDPKQSIYAWRKADIFTYFKARDGVSNLYSMNRNYRSSAPLISAMNNFFLPTPDFDTFYFKGEEDVIDYQEVESPAQNTKGLFYKNNVADAPISTYKLPNTEQLVEAVGAQVALLLQPGSYRIEDEPIRPSDIGILVRSRRQGMDVKAALARLGIPAVTIDDAKVLQTEEATYLLYLMEAMTDPDRSSINRALLSPFTGLTVAEILILDDEATLGLFSNYKNRWTQDGIYTALMDFVADFDVRNILLQSENGERIMTNLFQLIELVHQAQSRKNLSMAELISWLKRGIDGMATDGDEYMLRVESDEEAVKIVTIHKSKGLEYKIVLAPFLDFAESRNIELVSYRDPETGDYVAAEKSKLTEDQEKWYKQQAEQENRRLLYVAITRAVYKCYIFRNSYYYVSTLLEFLKAINPDDVLIKAETEIPEAKGYRYRENIPAPARITQDTVHFSLKEQYWRKMSYTMLAAKHEILPRERALPQENEYDTFIFNTLRRGAKTGNLLHFIFEKVDFTDDTRWGKWLEEAVRRFAPGQQELYLPMLRQLLEHVLNAVIHIEGETFSLSSVALRRRITEFEFDFPVAAFETAQLNSLSDTVATVSVKLNNGELEGIMNGKMDLFFEHNGKYYILDWKSNYLGFSMPDYSPEALAAALNENNYHLQYLLYTVAAKKYLETRLPAFDYETQFGGVIYLFVRGVRKEGDTGIFVTKPAYERILALETILAG, encoded by the coding sequence ATGAATAGTAAGAATACATATAAGGAATTTGATGCCGCCACGGTAGCGCTGGAAGGAAGCAACCTCATAGAGGCCAGCGCCGGAACCGGCAAAACATATTCCATTGCCATACTGGTATTACGCCTGGTATTGGAGCAGCAGCTTTCAGTGAAGGAAATATTAATGGTAACTTTCACCAAAGCCGCCGTAGCTGAACTGGAAGAAAGGATCCGTTTGTTTATCCGCAATGCCTATAAAGTAAGCACAGGCAAAACCATCAAAGACGATAATATCACCAGCCTTGTACAAAAGGCGATTGCGGCTTCAGATGCAAAACAGGTAGAACAACGCCTGAAAGAAGCAGTACTCTTCCTGGATGAAACTTCTGTGTTAACCATCCATAGTTTCTGCCAGCAGACCCTCAATGAATTCGCCTTTGAAACAGACCAGCTCTTTGGCGCAGAAATGCTGGAAGACCCGCAACAGCTGGTAGAAGATGAAGTACAACGGTTCTGGCGAAAATATGTAACTACCCTTAAAGTAGAGCTCCTGCAGCAAATATGGAGTAAAGACCTGATGGAGAATATCGTCAAAGCATCCATAGAACACTTGAGCGGCAAGAAATACCTCAGCTATGATGACGCGAAAGACTATTCCATCACGGAGGCAGAGCAGGATGAATGGGTAAAGGAATTAACCGCAGTCACACAAAAGAAAGAAGCAGCTGCCACTGCAGTGCTGGAATATATCATCACGCACACAGCCCGGTTAAAAGCACTCAGCGAAAGCAATGGCTATGCTAAAAAATCATTGCTGCTCTTAATTGATACACCTGCCGCTTTCTTAAGCGAGATGCTGAAGAAGAGAACGTCTGCCTACATCCCCAAGTTATACCAGGATGTACTGGACCTCGCGGATCAGGCAGAAATGGCAGAGGAAGCCCATAAAGCGATCAGTAATGCCATTCATATCCGCCTGCAATGTTTCGCGATCAGTGAGGTAGCTGCAGGGGTACAGGAATTTAAACAACGGAACAACCTGCTCGGATATGATGATATGATCAGCAACCTGCACAAAGCATTGGTGGAAAGGGACAACCCTGCATTGATGGCAGCCATGCAGAACAAGTATAAAGCTGTTTTCGTAGATGAGTTCCAGGATACGGACCGCCAGCAGTTCGAGATCTTTGATAAAGCATATGGTGCAGGCACCATCCTTTTCTATATCGGTGATCCCAAACAAAGTATTTACGCATGGCGTAAGGCAGACATCTTCACTTATTTCAAAGCCCGTGATGGCGTAAGCAACCTGTACAGCATGAACCGGAACTACCGTTCTTCCGCTCCGCTCATCAGCGCCATGAATAACTTCTTCCTCCCCACACCTGATTTCGATACTTTTTATTTTAAGGGGGAAGAGGACGTGATAGATTACCAGGAAGTGGAGAGCCCGGCACAAAATACCAAAGGGCTTTTCTATAAAAATAATGTGGCAGATGCCCCTATCTCTACTTATAAGTTACCCAATACAGAACAACTCGTAGAAGCCGTAGGCGCACAGGTAGCCCTGTTGCTACAACCGGGATCCTACCGCATAGAAGATGAACCCATCCGCCCTTCTGATATAGGCATCCTGGTAAGAAGCCGCAGGCAGGGTATGGATGTAAAAGCAGCATTGGCCAGGCTGGGCATTCCTGCCGTTACCATAGATGATGCCAAAGTATTACAAACAGAAGAAGCCACTTACCTGCTCTACCTGATGGAAGCAATGACGGACCCGGACCGTTCTTCTATCAACCGCGCATTATTATCTCCTTTCACTGGTCTCACAGTAGCAGAGATCCTGATCCTGGATGATGAAGCTACATTAGGCCTGTTCAGCAATTACAAGAACCGCTGGACGCAGGATGGTATCTACACTGCCCTCATGGATTTTGTGGCGGACTTTGATGTGCGGAACATCTTACTGCAATCAGAGAACGGAGAACGCATTATGACCAATCTCTTCCAGCTGATAGAACTGGTGCATCAGGCCCAGAGCCGTAAGAACCTGTCCATGGCGGAACTGATCTCCTGGTTAAAGCGCGGTATTGATGGCATGGCAACAGATGGGGATGAATACATGCTGCGGGTGGAAAGTGATGAAGAAGCTGTGAAGATCGTTACTATTCATAAAAGCAAAGGTCTCGAGTATAAGATCGTATTGGCGCCTTTCCTGGATTTTGCTGAGAGCAGGAACATTGAGCTGGTGAGTTACCGTGATCCTGAAACAGGGGATTATGTGGCAGCAGAAAAGAGTAAACTCACGGAAGACCAGGAGAAGTGGTACAAACAGCAGGCAGAGCAGGAAAACCGCCGTTTGCTGTATGTAGCTATCACCCGCGCGGTATATAAGTGTTACATCTTCCGCAATAGCTATTACTACGTTTCTACTTTACTGGAATTTCTGAAAGCCATCAATCCGGATGATGTTTTAATAAAAGCAGAAACAGAAATACCTGAAGCAAAAGGGTACCGTTACAGGGAAAACATTCCCGCACCCGCACGCATCACGCAGGATACTGTACATTTCAGCCTGAAAGAACAGTACTGGCGAAAAATGAGTTACACCATGCTGGCTGCCAAACATGAGATTCTTCCAAGAGAACGCGCACTGCCACAGGAGAATGAATACGATACCTTTATTTTCAATACCCTGAGAAGAGGCGCCAAAACAGGTAACCTGCTTCACTTTATATTTGAGAAAGTAGATTTTACAGATGATACCCGCTGGGGTAAATGGCTGGAAGAAGCGGTACGCCGTTTTGCACCGGGCCAGCAGGAATTATATCTGCCCATGCTCCGCCAGTTACTGGAGCATGTATTGAATGCTGTCATCCATATCGAAGGCGAAACTTTCTCATTATCCTCTGTAGCCCTCAGAAGACGGATCACAGAGTTTGAATTTGATTTCCCGGTAGCCGCATTTGAAACAGCACAACTGAACAGTCTTTCTGATACAGTAGCCACCGTATCGGTGAAACTGAATAACGGGGAACTGGAAGGGATCATGAATGGGAAAATGGACTTATTCTTTGAGCACAATGGAAAGTACTATATCCTTGACTGGAAATCCAACTACCTGGGATTCTCCATGCCGGATTATTCCCCGGAAGCCCTGGCTGCTGCGTTGAACGAAAACAATTATCACCTGCAATATCTCTTATACACGGTTGCCGCCAAAAAATACCTGGAGACGCGTCTGCCGGCATTTGATTATGAAACACAGTTTGGTGGTGTGATCTATCTCTTTGTGAGAGGGGTAAGAAAAGAAGGGGATACCGGCATCTTTGTCACCAAACCCGCATATGAGCGTATTCTGGCACTAGAGACTATCCTTGCCGGGTAA
- a CDS encoding acyl-CoA desaturase, which produces MTTNLAKRARINWLHEMDFIGIHLVPLLAIFTHVTAFDWILCAVLYVVRMFFVTGGYHRYFSHRSYKTSRFFQFILAFGAQSSFQKGAIWWAANHRIHHKHSDTPEDPHSAKIYGFWYAHIGWIMGPEHKPTRFDLIKDVKEKELFWLNKYHWVPPVILAAVVYFVGNKVNGAGWFDWQAGLSTLFIGFFLSTILLFHGTFTINSLMHKIGKPRYKTGDESKNNLILALVTLGEGWHNNHHYYQSATRQGFYWWEIDITYYVLRMLGLFGIVWDIRGVPQKVKDNNKVA; this is translated from the coding sequence ATGACTACTAACCTGGCAAAAAGAGCAAGAATAAACTGGCTGCACGAAATGGATTTCATTGGTATTCACCTGGTTCCCCTGCTGGCCATTTTTACGCATGTAACGGCATTCGACTGGATCCTGTGTGCGGTACTGTATGTGGTACGCATGTTTTTTGTAACAGGTGGTTATCACCGGTATTTTTCTCACCGATCGTATAAAACTTCACGGTTCTTCCAGTTCATCCTGGCATTTGGCGCACAATCGAGTTTCCAGAAGGGTGCTATCTGGTGGGCTGCCAATCACCGCATTCACCATAAACACAGTGATACACCGGAAGATCCGCATTCTGCTAAAATATATGGATTCTGGTATGCGCACATCGGCTGGATCATGGGTCCTGAGCATAAGCCTACCCGTTTCGACCTGATCAAGGATGTAAAAGAAAAAGAACTCTTCTGGCTGAATAAATACCATTGGGTGCCGCCGGTGATCCTGGCTGCGGTGGTGTATTTTGTTGGTAATAAAGTAAATGGCGCAGGTTGGTTCGACTGGCAGGCGGGTCTCTCTACTTTGTTCATCGGTTTCTTCCTGAGCACCATTTTATTATTCCATGGTACTTTCACCATCAACTCCCTGATGCACAAGATCGGTAAGCCGCGTTACAAAACAGGCGATGAATCTAAAAACAACCTGATCCTGGCGCTGGTAACACTTGGTGAAGGATGGCATAATAATCACCACTATTATCAGAGCGCAACGCGGCAGGGTTTCTATTGGTGGGAAATAGACATTACTTATTATGTGCTCCGCATGCTGGGTTTATTTGGCATTGTCTGGGATATCCGGGGTGTTCCACAGAAAGTAAAAGACAATAATAAAGTAGCATAG
- a CDS encoding gamma-glutamyltransferase family protein, whose protein sequence is MYRFLLTLVLLPAFLHSKAQQTQTQKPPLHGKHWMAVTGKPLAATAGAMIFQKGGNAVDAACAMLAATCTMWDVLSWGGETQALIYHPKTGKVIAINAMGVAPTGATVEFFKKKGYSFPPEYGPLAATTPGTPGGLCYMLAQYGTLSLKEVLAPAMEMAAGYPIEAQTANSIERGKKYIEEWPYSKKVFFTHPERERVAPDAGEIFVQKDLLATLTKMVEAEQNALKQKKSRKEAIMAAYDRFYKGDIAAEFVRGSKEQGGLITMEDLAKWKPIEEEPLHVNYKGIEVYKLREWTQGPMLLQSLNILENFDLKSMGYNSPAYIHTLYQTMNLTFADRDFYYGDPYFSPKPPIKGLLSKAYAKERAKLIDPAKNNPGAQPGDPYPFEGRKNPVLYLLPERASFTDSTGNKKRDGFVPKHDAMAEHLQRGAANDAMVYRQQAEPLLHADAMAFQQQAESLLRADAMTFQQQAESLLHANAMTFQQQAESLLRADAIAFQQQADSAYADRLWRGTTSVEAADEEGWVVSITPSGGWMPACIAGRTGVGMSQRLQSFVLDSALNPFNVLAPGKRPRVTLTPSMALKEGKPFLSFAVQGGDTQDQNLLQFFLNMVEFGMTVQQATEAANINSNQLWLSLGGMTIKERQPKPGSILLSTSTPEKTRTALQNMGYTLSFVARSSGPINAIFFDRVHGSFWGGSSNHGEDYGIGW, encoded by the coding sequence ATGTACCGCTTCCTGCTTACCCTGGTTCTTTTACCTGCATTCCTACATAGTAAGGCCCAACAAACCCAAACCCAGAAACCACCATTACATGGCAAACACTGGATGGCCGTTACCGGCAAACCACTTGCTGCTACGGCTGGTGCTATGATCTTTCAGAAAGGGGGTAATGCAGTGGATGCTGCATGCGCTATGCTGGCTGCTACCTGCACCATGTGGGATGTACTCAGCTGGGGTGGGGAAACACAGGCGCTCATCTATCATCCCAAAACCGGTAAGGTGATTGCGATCAATGCCATGGGTGTTGCACCAACAGGCGCTACCGTTGAATTCTTTAAAAAGAAAGGATATAGTTTTCCTCCGGAATATGGTCCGCTGGCAGCTACCACACCTGGTACACCCGGCGGGCTTTGTTATATGCTGGCGCAGTATGGAACGCTCAGCCTGAAAGAAGTGCTGGCTCCTGCCATGGAAATGGCGGCGGGTTACCCCATAGAAGCACAAACGGCCAACAGCATAGAACGCGGCAAAAAATACATTGAGGAATGGCCTTACAGCAAAAAAGTTTTCTTTACACATCCGGAAAGGGAAAGAGTAGCACCTGATGCAGGAGAGATCTTTGTGCAGAAGGACCTGCTGGCTACACTCACTAAAATGGTGGAAGCGGAACAAAATGCGCTGAAGCAAAAAAAGAGCCGTAAAGAAGCGATCATGGCTGCATACGATCGTTTTTACAAAGGAGATATCGCAGCTGAATTTGTAAGAGGCAGTAAAGAACAGGGAGGGCTGATCACCATGGAAGACCTCGCTAAATGGAAACCTATTGAAGAGGAACCATTACATGTAAATTACAAAGGCATTGAAGTATATAAATTACGGGAATGGACGCAGGGCCCCATGTTACTGCAAAGCCTGAATATACTGGAGAACTTTGATCTTAAGAGCATGGGCTACAATTCTCCTGCCTATATTCATACCCTTTATCAAACCATGAACCTGACCTTTGCGGACAGGGATTTCTATTATGGTGATCCTTACTTTTCACCGAAGCCGCCTATTAAAGGATTACTGAGTAAAGCCTATGCAAAAGAAAGGGCTAAGCTGATCGATCCTGCTAAAAATAATCCGGGTGCACAACCGGGAGACCCCTACCCTTTTGAGGGCAGAAAGAATCCTGTATTGTACCTGTTGCCGGAAAGGGCTTCTTTTACTGATTCTACCGGGAATAAAAAGCGGGATGGTTTTGTGCCGAAACATGATGCGATGGCGGAACATTTGCAACGTGGTGCTGCTAATGATGCAATGGTTTACCGGCAACAGGCAGAGCCTTTGCTGCATGCTGATGCAATGGCCTTTCAGCAACAGGCGGAAAGTTTGCTGCGTGCTGATGCAATGACTTTTCAGCAACAGGCGGAAAGTTTGCTGCATGCTAATGCAATGACTTTTCAGCAACAGGCGGAAAGTTTGCTGCGTGCTGACGCAATAGCCTTTCAGCAACAAGCAGACAGTGCCTACGCAGATCGTTTATGGCGTGGCACTACCAGTGTGGAAGCAGCAGATGAAGAAGGCTGGGTAGTATCCATTACCCCCAGCGGCGGATGGATGCCGGCCTGCATTGCAGGACGCACAGGCGTTGGCATGAGCCAGCGTTTGCAGAGCTTTGTACTGGATTCTGCATTGAATCCTTTTAACGTATTGGCACCGGGCAAAAGACCCCGCGTTACACTAACACCTTCCATGGCATTGAAAGAAGGAAAACCTTTCCTCTCCTTTGCTGTACAGGGCGGTGATACACAAGATCAGAACCTCCTGCAGTTCTTCCTGAACATGGTAGAGTTTGGTATGACGGTACAGCAGGCCACAGAAGCAGCCAATATCAACAGCAATCAATTATGGCTATCCCTTGGTGGCATGACCATCAAAGAGCGCCAGCCAAAACCGGGCAGTATATTACTCAGTACCAGTACACCGGAAAAAACAAGAACAGCGCTGCAGAACATGGGGTATACGCTCAGTTTTGTAGCCAGGAGCAGCGGCCCCATCAATGCCATCTTCTTCGACAGGGTGCATGGCAGCTTCTGGGGCGGCAGCAGTAATCATGGGGAAGATTATGGTATCGGCTGGTAG
- a CDS encoding methionine aminotransferase encodes MQISSKLPNTGTTIFSVMSALANEYKAVNLGQGFPDYPMNEALVAKVNEAMQAGFNQYAPMQGHLPLREVLAEKVQFLYGTTINPDTQITITPGGTYGIYTSLTTVLQPGDEVIIFEPAYDSYVPNVLVNGAVPVLIELQFPDYKINWEEVRRKITPRTKFIMLNTPHNPTGAVLGEGDIQQLRSIVEGTNIFILSDEVYEHLIYDNIPHQSILRYPELLERSFVTFSFGKLYHCTGWKMGYCISSPALMQEFRKVHQYNCFSCHTPSQVALAGFLKDKDSYLQLSSFMQAKRDYFHGLMSNTRFSPMPSYGSYFQCYQYNRISEEGDADFAVRITKEFGVATVPVSAFYQSGRDHKVIRFCFAKKEETLERAVERLIKV; translated from the coding sequence TTGCAAATTTCTTCAAAACTTCCAAATACCGGTACCACCATCTTCAGTGTAATGAGTGCCCTGGCAAACGAGTATAAAGCAGTTAACCTGGGCCAGGGATTCCCGGACTATCCCATGAACGAGGCTTTGGTGGCAAAAGTGAATGAAGCCATGCAGGCAGGGTTTAACCAGTATGCACCCATGCAGGGGCATCTCCCTTTGCGGGAAGTACTGGCAGAAAAGGTACAGTTCCTCTATGGTACCACCATCAACCCTGATACCCAGATCACCATTACCCCCGGCGGTACTTATGGCATCTATACTTCCCTCACCACCGTATTACAACCCGGCGATGAAGTGATCATCTTTGAACCGGCATACGACAGTTATGTACCCAATGTATTGGTGAATGGTGCGGTACCCGTACTGATAGAACTGCAATTCCCTGATTATAAAATAAACTGGGAAGAAGTACGCAGAAAGATAACGCCCCGCACAAAGTTCATCATGCTGAACACCCCGCATAACCCTACAGGCGCTGTATTGGGAGAAGGTGATATTCAGCAGCTGAGGTCCATCGTGGAAGGCACGAATATATTTATACTCAGCGATGAAGTATATGAACACCTCATCTATGATAATATCCCGCACCAGAGTATACTCCGTTACCCGGAGCTGCTGGAGCGTAGTTTTGTAACCTTCTCTTTCGGGAAGTTATATCATTGCACCGGTTGGAAGATGGGTTATTGCATCAGTTCTCCGGCCTTAATGCAGGAGTTCAGAAAGGTGCATCAGTATAACTGTTTCTCCTGTCATACCCCTTCACAGGTAGCGCTGGCGGGATTTCTGAAAGACAAAGACTCCTATTTGCAGTTAAGCAGTTTCATGCAGGCCAAACGTGATTATTTTCACGGGCTGATGTCTAACACCCGTTTTTCTCCAATGCCCAGCTATGGCAGTTATTTCCAGTGTTACCAGTATAACAGGATCAGTGAGGAAGGGGATGCAGATTTTGCAGTGCGCATCACAAAAGAATTTGGTGTAGCCACTGTGCCCGTATCTGCATTCTATCAATCAGGCAGGGACCATAAAGTGATCCGGTTCTGTTTTGCGAAGAAGGAAGAAACATTGGAAAGGGCCGTAGAGCGCCTGATTAAAGTATAG
- a CDS encoding SWIM zinc finger family protein has translation MTIENFEQHVELQQLQKGLTFYSKGSVHHLEEKQPGMWQATIAGSEVYRVNITLKEKEITEVSCTCPHQASHCKHVVGVLYAIKGKSGKVNFIELVNSIPEAELRQFVIAHGSNYEGFKNILLAHFASHPLPGKDSL, from the coding sequence ATGACGATAGAGAACTTTGAACAACATGTAGAACTTCAGCAACTGCAAAAAGGATTAACTTTTTACAGCAAGGGATCTGTACATCACCTGGAAGAAAAGCAACCGGGCATGTGGCAGGCTACCATTGCAGGGTCTGAGGTATACAGGGTAAACATTACGCTGAAGGAAAAGGAGATCACGGAAGTATCCTGTACCTGCCCGCATCAGGCATCACATTGCAAACATGTGGTAGGCGTGCTGTATGCCATCAAAGGCAAGTCCGGCAAAGTGAATTTTATTGAACTGGTGAACAGTATTCCTGAAGCGGAATTAAGGCAATTTGTTATTGCACATGGCAGTAACTATGAAGGTTTTAAGAACATTCTACTGGCACATTTTGCTTCCCATCCTTTACCCGGCAAGGATAGTCTCTAG